GAGTTCGATCTACCACTGTAATCGCGCGTGGGAGCCTACCGCCACCATAATTGGACTTAGCGTTTCTTGAAGGGTCTAACCTGAGCTTCCCAGCAATCGAGCTTGACTATCGATTACCTTTGACCGACAAGGGCAATTTGGTAATTTCACAGTTCGAGGTCTTAAGACCACTACCAAACACCTATGGTTTTAGCAGCCACCAGGGGAGATAATCCATTAGATTTCACTTGCGTTCAGCCCCTTGACTGACAACATCTAACCCAGAAGCAGTTACATCAAAATGGAAAACCTAGGTCACAAACTACCCAACACGCCGTTGGCGCCATTGTCGACGTCAGGGATGCTGTAACACGATTGCTATTGCAACCCTTGAACCTTCCCAACACAACCTTACTCACACTGACATCCCAACAACTACCACCAGCCACTCGTAATGACCTAACTCGTGTGGGTGCCCGAACCCATTCCACCAACCTAACCCCGCTAAATCGTGACACCAACATCAACCCCAAGCCTTCATCTACTTATGCTCTCAACCCGGTTACTGTCCTCAACCTTAGTGCCACTTCAAGACCACAAAAGTCTATTGTAGATGCCATGACTGGTTTTATTACTTCATCAAATCCTGTGAAACCAGTTCAGGTGCACAAAGGTGAACCAGTTGTCCATTTCTCTACTGCGGAAATTTGAGAGATGGCTGAGCCTTTTAAATTGGCTTTTGTCAGTAATTTATCCTTTGGTCGCCTTCCTATGGATgttattcaaaaatattttgtttctttaggGCTAAAaggtagggatggcaatgggcaccgcccgcagcgggtttgccattaccaaacccaaacccgcataaaatttaaattaccaaatccACCCGCAACCCGTAgcggattttaatttttttacaaaaacccacccgcagcgggttttaacaattaccaaacctgcaatggtatccggcggattttttgcgggtttttgtatttaaaatcacaaatgtttaatatataaatttataataataaccttaaattccatataacatactcaattttatatttaaataatgtaaatgaaaaattaaaatttccacatcaattcaacacaaattctcaaatttaagtataaattacacaaatccatttaaaaaacataaactagtatctaaaaataataattacatttcatattatcatttaaaacaagctccaagagaagatattcatttcattcaccaccataagcacccatccaacacaatgcctataataataattaagattaatattttcaaatactaattcgaaggaaaatgccttttgttttctttagattatgactttagaataggatATAggccacatacacacatacacaactttgagcctttggcaatttggtaatttaattaatgacattattttctttatacatttttagattaaaattaaattaaaaatatttgaaaaaaatattgcgggtttggtagatatccatgcgggtatccaccggatataaggttaataccaaacccacccgcatccatatgcgggttttaatttataatactaaacccgcccgcaacgggcgggttttggcgggtgggtttgggcgggtttgcgggtacaattgccatccctactaaAAGGAAATCTTCAAATTTCCTTACTTGATAATAGacatattttgattaaattgaaaatagagGAAGACTATTCTGGGATATGGGTTAGGCGGAGTTGGTATGTTAATGGTAGAGGGATGCGAGTTTTTAAGTGGTCTACTAactgttagcctaaagggctacacatattataattttgatgataacaaacatatgtattaagtgatttaacaaatattgtatttcacattttcactagtttttgaagagtaatatttatgcaagtgaaatcaagttcAAGACACTCAACAGACAACGgtgaaatcaagaataaagtttagagctcaacggatAAATTAGTgtgataaattcttgtaaagccggtatgatttaattgatgcatgatttagcatttgagaagctcaagagattaatttaattaattactttttgtaaactaaaaggttttatttttataagataaagtacCTTGTggttttgagtaatttggacttaaatgcaaagttttaaaatctttgattttaataagtattattattgaatttcggagttggacctttttacaaatatttaaaatgttttgggccatactataatttatgaatatttaggactaaagtgaaagattttgagaactttgaaaaatatggtattatgttgaaaaggacatttttgcaaaagaataatatttttggggccatatcataattttaaaaagttttggaaagacaattattattaagaaattacaaaattatatctatttgtaaagttttctGACGTTTTGGATCgtagtataattataaaaagttttgagttaaagtgtaattttagtgaaTAGTATTACTGTAGcatattcaaaaataacggtaatatcatTGTTCATGGGCGGCTAGCTGGATAAATCAAGCAGCTACCCGCTTGGGCactggaatttgcctataacaaCTAGTTTTCGgactttaactataaaaactcaacttcaatttcatttcaaGAACTAATACAAGAAAAAacaagatcatataacatatattgagcttccatttcgtaaatcatcatttgttgaatcatcattgagttataatttatttatccactcttaaagagagtttcattgttgtgattttcatttttcatcaaattgtAAGTGTACAAGtatgagaaacacttggggtgaagagattggggatataatctcttgttgtaaaggtccattgacacattggaagtcaattgtaaacatttgaagcattgggaggcttggatagtgaaatccttaagtcgggtgagcttggaggcgtggataTAGGCAGGGATAGCCGAatcacgtaaaaatccttgtgtttgtttttctcttcccttactcttttaatattgtgcttgattgaatttattgtttttgatttgattaaggcaatagattaaatttttgtgcgaattgtattgcataatttttaaaaacccaattcactcACCCTCTtcggttgcataacttgcatttcactAACTTCCATTGCTCGGTGGAATCTCCCATTGTTCCTGTTTGTGtatattttccttatttaccTGTTCATTTTGTTCACTGTAAGCCTGTGCTATTTTCAATTGCTTCTGCTATTGGTACTCCTTTATGCGTGGATCGTGCTATGGCCTTAGTTAATAGGTCATTTGTTGCCAAGGTATTGGTAGAGTATGAAATTTCGCAGTCTTTGTTGCCGCGTATTTAGATTGGTGCAGGCAATTTAGGTTCTTGGCAGAATGTTATTTTTAAGTGGGTTCTAGCTTATTGTGATTCATGTAAGCATTTTGACAGATGATTAATGAATCACAATAAGTTGAAACCCGCTTAAAAATAACATCCTACCAAAACCTGAATTGCCCTTACCAATCCAAATGCGTGGCAACAAAGGTTGCGAAATGTCAAACTCTACCAATACCCTGACAACAGATGGCCTATTAATCGAGGCTGTATCGTGATCCATTCATAAAGGAGTACCAACAGCAGAAGCAATTCAAAATAGTGTAGGCTTACAGTGAACAAAATAAACAggtaaataaggaaaaaatacataaataggAACAATGGGAGATTATACCGAGCAATAGAAGATAGTAGACCATTTAAAAACCCGCATCCTTCAACTATTAACATACCAACTCTGTCTAACCCATATATGAGAATACTCTTCCtccatttataatttaatcaaaatgtGTCTATTATCAAGTAAGGAAATCTGAGGATTTCCTTTCAGCcctaaagaaacaaaaaaatttcgaATAACATCCATGAGAGGgcgaccaaaaaaaaaaacttaccgACAAGAACTAATTTAAAAGGCTCAGCCATTTCTCAAATTTCCGCAGTGGAGAAATAGACAGCTGGTTCACCTTTGTGTAACTGAACTGGTTTCACAAGAATTGATAAAGCAGTAGAACCAGTTACGACATCTACAATAGACTTTTGTGGTCTTGAAGTTGCACTAAAGTTGAGGACATTAACCGAGTTGAGAGCAGAAACATATGAAGGCTTGGGGTTGATGTTGGTGCCACGGTTTAGGGAGGTTGGGTTGGTGGAATGGCTTCAAGCCTCCAAACGAGTTAGGTCATTACGAGTGGTTGGTGGTGATTGTTGAGATGTCAGTGTGGGTAAGGTTGTGTTGGGAAGGTTCGAGGGTGGCAATAACAGTCGTGTTATAACATCGCCGATGTCGAGAATGGCGCCGACGGTGTGTTGGGTATCTCGTGACCTAGGTTTGCCATTTTGATGTAAGTGCTGCTGGGTTAGATGTTGTAAGTCAAGGGGTTGGACGTAGGTGAAATCTAGTGGATCATTTCCTCCGGTGGCCGCTGAAGCCGTGGGTGTTTGGTAGTGGTCTTAGGACCTTACCAAATTGCCCTTGCGGTCAAAGGTGACCGGTAGTCAAGCTTGGTGGTCGGGAAGCTCAGGTTAGGCCCTTCAGGCCATGTTGGCTCTAATGATGGTGGTAGTAGGCTCCCACGCGCAGCGAAGGTAGTAGATTGAGCTCTTAAAGCCGTGAATATCCAACGGCAGATCGCCGGCGAAAACGGCCGGTTTGGTCCCTGGAGTTGGTCAGAAAATGAAGGGAGAATTGTAGGAACCAAACCCAAGTGGCGTTGCTGACGGAAACCGGCGTAATCAGGCCAAAATGAAAGGGCGGTTGTCACTATTTCACAAGGTCGATCAACGTCTTCTGGTTGTTTTACGACTGTGTTGACTAGCCTTGCTTGTTCTTATTATCAAACTTGGATGTTTGAGGGagtaaactttatttatcactAGTCAAGCTTTGCTCAAAGgacaaattatgaaattaactaTCTTTATCCAAGATAAGTCTCATATCTGCATTCGGGACAAAAATATTAGGATAATAATTAGAATCTAGCCAGTTTATAAAAAGTAACAgctgaaatatttgatttgttgACTTATTGAATTGTAAATAGAATCATAATACAAGATTCGGAGCTTTCACTCCCTTTAGAGATGGACAATGGATTTGCCTTGGGGTTGATTTGACTAAACTTGAGATGCGCATTTTCCTCCATTATTTTCTCCTTAACCATAAgtgagttttctttttaattaatccttctattttgttaaaatcaagcaaaatattgtttgtacaaaaaaattatggtctgagtatatttatttacttaagaGAACACCCGCATCCAATCATCGTATCCAATTAATCATTCTTGTTTATTTGGTTGTGTGTTTGTTTGTGTTTGCGGGTTTGAACAACTTAATCATGGATGCTCAGTTGCATATTTCCCTCTACCTAAGCCTTCGGACAATTGTCTTGCAAAATTGAATAAGCTCAAATGAACATATATAcgtatttttagaaatttatttatctatagAACTTCTCAAGAGTGGACgttaaaatatgatttacggatgaaactaaaataaaaatatatagattttagtatacttttctcttttaatatttggaGTCTGTATTTTCTGTCTTATAATTGCATGCGCACAAGATTCATATTTTATCATccgcatttgagaagctctatatttatttgttatttatatgtAATGTGCATGATTAAGTGCaatatatttatctatttacATTTTCAAGACGTTCCAAGAAATACCCCAATATTTTGGCaagatttgtaaatttataaaatcttttagaACAGAATAAATTgacttttcttattttttaaaagtattatttttctgttttatttacaaatcatTAGTTGCTTTGAatcttatatttaaacaaGAGTTCTGCTATTTATCCCGGGTCAAACCCTGAAAGCTAAAACAAGaataatgatacagccacaaactcttgtacaaacttattttgtacaaactgatgtggcatgataagattggttgaattaaatatcacttggcccacatgatttgtttttattattttatattttcattcaaccaatgaattaatgtcatgttagtttgtacaaaataagtttgtacaagaatttgtgactgtatcattactccTAAAACAAAATGACGCTGTTTCCTCTTCTTCATGAAACGCTACCGTTTCACCCTAGCAAAAGCAAACGCTCCTCTCCTCTTTGttttcctcttcctcttctctTCGTTTTCTCCTCTTTGTTTCACCAGAGAACGACATAACCCAATCCTCTTCCACTCCTCTTCGTTTTGTTTAAAATCCAAATTGGGGAAATTTCCTCTTAAACAAATCTTGTTTTGTATGAAAAGGATTTGGAGGCAAATTAAGATTTTCAACACATCCACAGAAAGAGAGTGAGAGTGGTGAGTgagttatcaaaaatggtgaGAGCCCCAACGTATGATGGAAGAGGAATGAAGAAAGGTGCATGGagtaaagaagaagatgataagTTAAGAGCTTATATTCTGAAATATGGCCACTGGAATTGGGCTCAACTTCCCAAGTTTGCTGGTATTAATAGATCACATCAAgttataaaaatcaaatcaactaaTAAATGGGATCTTTATTTCTTGTTGTTGATAattgttgtttaattatcaaggaGTGGCAAGAGTTGCAGGCTGCGATGGATGAACTACCTGAGgccaaatataaaacatggGAACTACACCAAGGAAGAAGAGGATACTATCATCAAAACACGCCAACAACATggcaataaaataatgaaataaaaactattGGCATACCCACttgaagaggaagagaaaTAAGAAGAGAGATTCGGCTGATCAAGTGCACGAAGAAACCTATCAAGCAGAAAGGCAAGAAATTAATCTAGCTGCATCAACATATAGCTGCATCACAGTTATTGAAACGACTACGTTTCATGGAagcaaaaagtaaaaaaaaaagaaaccaaaacggcgtcgttttgGTTTAATTCATGGTTTGACCCGGGAAAAGTAGCATTTTCCTTTAAACAATCCCAAAGAAGAGGGGCAATCCTCCAGCAAACGAATACTTCTAAGTTTCTACTTTCTTTTAGTTGTTTCTTgtttaaactaaaatgaaaaatcatacCTTTCTTAGGAGAGAAGAGTTGAAAAGGTTTTAGATCCTTTaacgaaaataataattataataatttgcaaaaaacaaaacaaaagacaGTGGCAGTAAATAATCAGTGGCTTGTTATGACCGAAATTTCTCACAATAGTACTGGGAAAAATACCAAAGTTCCCCTGTATTTTGACAATTTCCTTTTACATCCTACTTCTTTACCCTGAATTTACCAAGACtttgtgtttatttatgttttttttaatttaacaagattttgttaaatgttaactTTTTCGATGtcattacattttttaaaaaataatttttatccataatGACCATATAGACAACTATAAAATCATATGGTGTTAATCTGttgtttcattattttttcaaattaattgtaatagcATATGGtgttaacttattattattgttgttgttgttgttgttgttgttgttgttattaattcATAGTAACATCATATGATGTTAACATGTATTGCGTTGCcattttgaaaagtttttctaattaaatatCAGTAATCCACACTTTTACTGTTAATGTCACAAAATTATATACAAAACCACATTTACATTTTATATGCTAATTCTAATAGAAATCGCTTAGTAGCCTTCCCAAAAGCTTGAATGACAATATGAAACAgcaacattatttaaaaaaaaaaatcaataatgctACACTTATTGAGTATCCCAACTAAGTAAGCTTAGCAGTactcaaaaatatttattgtaaatataaactctattttaattaaatagtatTACGTGTTAGATTTCATGAACAATTGTTCATTGGGTCAATGTAAAGATTCTTTGTTCATCACATATTCACATGAATGTCTAAaggcaaaagaaagaaactaaaacCAACATTTGATTACTGATCAAAggatattaaaaacaaaaatatttaatatcaattaaaagaagagcatatatatatatatagcctttttcatttaaatgaTGATTATATTTGTTATTCATTGGATGCATTCAATCCAAATAATGATATGAATTTAAAGTCGAAATGTACTGGTGAAGATGTTGTGGGGAGAACTTTCAATAATCACATTGTctctatttgaaaaaaagaagagagagagggatATTTACTACTATATATATTGAGTTTAAAAGAACCCAAAGCAATTTACTTATCAACTCGAACAATTACGggtctaaaattattttaaaaaatgactatTTGTGAATCTACTACAATACTAAACATTCTCTGAAAGAGTATATATTAGAGGCTATGACTACGTTGCACATGCGGCAAAAATCCCCTTGCTTGTCTTCTTCTAAAGCAATTGTTGGATAATATTCAACGTCTAAGGATTATAAACGCAGTATTTTTTGAGTTATCGGTAATGAAAAGTCATTAGCTAACAAAAAGCTCTTAGACATGCAGCAGTTTTTGGGTTACCTAATAAATGCTTATTTGTTATACCTTATCTAATAgatatatgtgtttatttaatctcataaattcttttcaaattttttcttgttgtttgGTTGTCTTTTCAGTAGAactttttaagattaaataagttattttgtctctattagtaaaaacttaaattttaagcttttaaGAGTAGaggtttagaatttttttaaagtattaaaatgtctaaaatatcttttctttattttataatcttatttcatttcttcataacataactttaaacaacttatctattaaagtaatttcacattttttaataaaagctctcattgataactaaataactaattttttttttataaaaaccctatttataaaagttttactaataaaatctctacttaaataaattatatttgaaaagttatacCAAACGGAACCTAAGTCGATAATTATAGGTTATTAGCTAATAAACAACTTGTAGACATACAACAATTTTTAGTTACCCAATAAGTCGGCAGTTGTTAGGATCATAGccaaattaattgtttaggATAGATCTTGAGTACTTTGTCATAGTTTGGGTACACTTAGGTAACGTTGATTgtgaaacaaatataaaaaacacCACAAAAGAGTCATATACAACAAAAAACCGATAAGAACAAAAACAGTAAAGAGAATAACACACATATTTATGTGCTTTATTAGGCTTAAATCCACGAGACAAACACACTCTTCCTGAGTTTATTAATTGTCAAGGATTTTACGGTGGAAATACATTGATTTTTAGAGGTTACACTGATTTTGTTCTCTTGTGATGCAGCCGATTTTTACTCAAATCTATCGTACTTTGGCTATCACAAAACACACAACAGTGCTCAAATCTCACACCATTTACTTAATCAATCCTTTTAACCAGGTTAACTCCTTCATTACTTTTGCCAAAGTGACATACTCAGTTCCGGTTGTGGATGGAGCTATCACAGATTGCAGAATAGACTTCAAGATTCTATCTTACTGTATTACTTTTTACCCTGAACAGGTACTCTGTCAGTGAACTACTTTCATCCTCATAACCTACATAGTTTGAATCAACATATCTCTCAATGTTGATTGTATAATCCTCCGCTTTTTTGTATAGCACACCTCTGTTTGAGGTTCCCTAAGATACCTCAGCAACCATTTAACAACCATTTTATCTCTTAAGCTAAAAGTTTCAACTAACTAATGAAAGCTTGCGAACTATTACTTGCTGAATATATGCAACAAAGTTTCCATAAGAGTAACAGCTTTTGAATGATAAACGCAAAAGCTGGTTCGATGCAAGTAAGAGTTCCTAACAACTAATTGCATAATATATGCAGCAAATGGTTCtaagtaacattttttttaaagaaaataaattgtataaattaaaagcaaaCATTAATAATAGCTGCTGGAAAGTCTTCCAGCCAAATTACATACTACAAATTTCTTAATATCTTCAATCAGATTGTGTATGTCTTAAATCACCCcttcaattaagaaaaaaaagtttaaatttcaaattcttgacCATCAAgacatacaaaattaaatttttagacaATATACCACAATTACCAATCccaaacaatagtgaaatcaaacaaaaatggccaattaaaaaaaaaagttctatAAACTCATAAGTGGGGCAAtcatatttcatttaaattatatataaccGAAGTTCAACTCTCAAGATTTAGGGCATCTCCAATGTAGCACTAAATCTAACACCAAATCACCTTTTACATCATTTTTGGTGTAAAATGCTTCTCCAATGTAACACCAAAATCAACACCAAAATGGTATAATGATTAGTATTGCACCAAATATGGTGCAACACTATTCATTACACCATATTTGGTgctagggaaaaaaaatcttaaatatccttattactttatcttatttacatatatgtcctattttatataatatttaagttattattataattttttgttatttttttaatttcattttttaatttttgaatattatactaatattttaaataaaaaatattcaacacaaaaattaataataaaaataaaatgc
This window of the Citrus sinensis cultivar Valencia sweet orange chromosome 8, DVS_A1.0, whole genome shotgun sequence genome carries:
- the LOC107177040 gene encoding transcription factor MYB10-like, producing MVRAPTYDGRGMKKGAWSKEEDDKLRAYILKYGHWNWAQLPKFAGINRSHQSCRLRWMNYLRPNIKHGNYTKEEEDTIIKTRQQHGNKIMK